The following nucleotide sequence is from Halobacillus mangrovi.
TGCGACTTCTCTTCGTTCCAGTCTCCTTTTTCCTCTAACTGCTTTTGGATGGTAGAATACGATTCTTTATAAGCATCTGTCAGTTCAATACCTACATAGTCCAGATCTGCTCCTTCTACAACCGCTAACGCGTCTTCCTGATCCTCTACACGCTTGTTAATAGGCAGAATCACGCCAAGAGATTTTTCTGGAAAAGCTCGCTTAATTAGATAGGAAACGACTGCAGAATCAATTCCTCCACTAATTCCTACAAGCAGCCCGTCTGCCCCCGCTTCCTTTACTTTATCCTGTAACCAATTTGTTAAATAGTCGATTCTTTCTTGCATAGTCCATAACTCCCTTCCTTTTTTTACACTATATGGATGTTGTTCCTTATCACACAAAATATAAACCTATCCTTTTTGTAAAATAGAAGCCAGGATCCTCCTGCCGTTATAAACATATAGCTTTAATTTTGTATAAAATTAAGTAATAATGTAAAAATAGAAAGCCTGTCGAAGGAGTGAATCCAATGATTGAACAAGAACGTCATGTCCTCGTGATCTTTCCGCATCCTGATGATGAAGCTTTCGGAGTATCCGGGACAATTACTTCATATATAAAGCAAGGCACACCCCTGACGTATGCCTGCCTAACACTAGGAGAAATGGGAAGAAATTTAGGGAAGCCAGCATTCGCTACAAGGGAAACCTTGCCTGAGATCCGTCGGAAAGAACTCATTAAAGCTGCTGAAGCAATGGGGATACAGGATTTGAGAATGATGGGGCTTCGGGATAAAACATTAGAGTTCGAAGACGATACTCAAATGAAAAACATGGTGAAGGATTTAATTGATGAGCTGAACCCTTCCCTTGTCATCAGCTTCTATCCTGGGTACGCGGTGCACCCAGACCATGAAGCAACCGCTCGAGCGGTTGTAAGAGCACTAAGGGACATGAAGCCTGAAGATCGTCCTAAATTCCACGCTGTAGCTTTTGCGAATAACACCGAGGAAGAACTTGGTCAGCCAGATGTCGTTAATGATATTCAAGCCGTCCAGGAAGAAAAGTTAAAGGCGATGCGCGCTCACATCTCCCAAACGGCACGGATGCTGGAAATGCTCGAGGAAGGCATTAAAGCCAAGGATCCGGAAGCCATGAAGTGGGTAACGAATGAGAGATTCTATACGTACAATTGGGATCAAGATCAGGTCAAGTAAGATAAAAGAAGCTGAACTCATAGCGAGTTCAGTTTTTTCTATTTAAGGTAATGCTCTCCGGTTCTTTTTCAATAACTGCATAAAGTGTCATGACATCTTCAAAAAATGTCTACTATTGCGCTCGTTTGTCTAAGATGAAAGTGATATTCTATGGAGGGAGTCCATTTGAAAGGAGTATTCCATGAAAAAAACATACATGTTTTTGATGACCGTACTTATTTTGATCCTAGCCGCTTGCGGCACATCTGAAGGAGAGCAAGACACCACCCAGGGGGATGAAACAACAGAAGATTCCCTCACTCCACCGGAAGTAGAAGTGCAATTCGAAGGACCACTTCCTGTTAACGAAGAAACGACGATTAAGGCTGTCGTAACTCAAGGAGATAAAAAGGTCGAAGATGCGGAATACGTTGAGTTCGAAATTTGGAACGACGCTAAGGGAGAAGACAGTTCTGAGAAAGTGAAAGCTTCCCATACTAGTGATGGTGTGTATGAAGCCTCTTATACTTTTAAAGAAGAAGGAACCTACCAAGTCATTGCCCATACGCAAGTAGGCGACCTTCATACAATGCCGCAGAAGGAAGTTACCGTGGGTGAAGCGAGTGCAGATAATTCTCATGACGAGGCCAATGGAAAAGAGAGTTCGCATGATCACGGGAAAGGTGAATTCATGGTTCATTTAATGACGGACAATGCCTTTAAGGCAGGAACAGAATCTACGTTAACCACTCATATCAGCCGGATGGAATCTCCTTTTGAAGATGCCATCGTACGTTTTGAAATCAGTTCAGACCAGATGGATAAACACTCGTTTCTTGACGCAGAAGAGTCTGAACCTGGAGAATATAAAGCTGCCCACACGTTCCCTTCAGCAGGCGAATATACGATTAATGTCCACTACGAGAAACCAGATGAAGAAATTCACGGTCATAAAGAAGAAACAATTAAAGTTACAGAATAAAAAAACGCCTGAACCTCTGAGTAGGTTCAGGCGTTTTCAATCTTTTAAAAGTCCCGACTCCAGGCCTGCTCATTGAGGCTGTGTTGGAGACGTCTTTAAAGTTTAAATGTCTGCGTTTTGAAGCTTTTTCTTCTTAGCCATTTTTTCGCGTTCGTTTTTGTTGAGATATTTCTTACGAAGGCGTACGCTTTCTGGCGTAACTTCGCAATACTCATCATCGTCTAGATACTCGATGGCTTCTTCAAGCGTCATCTTACGAGTCTTCTTGATCGTGTTCGTCGTATCTTTTGTTGCAGAGCGAATGTTAGTCAAGTGTTTTTCTTTAGTGATATTTACAGTCAGATCATTTTCACGGTTGTGCTCTCCGACGATCATTCCTTCATAAACCTCTGTACCCGGTTCTACAAAAATCGTTCCTCGATCTTCAAGGTTCATGATGCCGTAAGTGGATGCTTTTCCTTTTTCAAGAGCAACTAGCACACCTTCACGGCGGCCTCCGACTTGACCTTTTGTAAGAGGAGCATAGCCATCAAACGTATGGTTCAAGATTCCGTAACCGCGTGTCTGTGTCATGAACTCTGTAGAATAACCGATCAGGCCGCGAGATGGTACAAGGAATTCAAGGCGCACTTGCCCGTTCCCATCGTTCACCATGTCTTGCATTTCACCCTTACGATATCCAATGGATTCCATAATCGCCCCTTGGAATTCTTCCGGTGTATCGATTTGAACGCGCTCTACCGGTTCACAAATCTCCCCGTCAATTTCTTTCAAGATCACTTGTGGTTTGGAAAGCTGCAGTTCAAACCCTTCACGGCGCATGTTCTCAACTAGAATAGACAGGTGCAGTTCACCACGTCCGGAAACTGTGAAAGCGTCCGGAGAATCTGTAGGATCTACACGAAGACTTACATCTGTTTCTAATTGAGTCAACAGGCGTTCTTCAATTTGACGAGCGGTAACATATTTTCCTTCACGTCCAGCAAACGGACTGTTGTTAACAAGGAACGTCATTTGAAGGGTAGGTTCGTCGATACGCGGGATTTCCATAGCTTCCTGATTGTCAGGCAGACATACGGTTTCCCCTACGTTGATATCTTCCAATCCGGCAAGAGCGATGATATCGCCAGCCTGTGCTTCTTGAATCTCAATTCGCTTGAGACCAATAAAGCCGAACAGCTTGCTGACACGGAAGTTTTTCACAGAACCGTCTTTCTTCATCAAGGATACTTGCTGACCGACTTTGATCTTACCTTGGAAGACACGGCCAATTCCGATACGTCCTAAATAGTCGTTATAATCCAGCAGTGTCACTTGGAACTGAAGCGGATCTTCCTGCGTATCTACAGGTGCAGGAATGTTGTTCATGATCAATTTGAAAATCGGGTCCATCGTTTCCTGCTGATCTTCTGGTTCATCACCAGATGTACCATTCAGAGCAGAAGCATAAACGACAGGGAACTCAAGCTGTTCATCATCCGCACCAAGCTCGATGAACAGGTCAAGAACTTCATCCACTACTTCGTCTGGGCGGGCATTCGGACGATCAATCTTGTTCAAGACTACAACTGGTGTCAGTTTTTGTTCTAACGCTTTTTTCAGAACAAAGCGAGTTTGCGGCATGCATCCTTCATAAGCGTCAACGACTAGAAGGACACCATCTACCATTTTAAGAATTCGTTCTACCTCTCCCCCGAAGTCCGCGTGACCAGGAGTATCAAGGATATTGATTCTAGCATCATTATAATTAATCGCGGTATTCTTCGCTAAGATCGTAATGCCGCGCTCTTTTTCTAAATCATTCGAGTCCATTGCACGCTCATCAACATGCTCGTTATCACGGAATGTACCAGAATAGTGAAGCATTTGGTCCACTAACGTCGTTTTACCGTGGTCAACGTGGGCGACGATAGCAATATTTCGAATATCGTTTCTGTGTTGCATGTAGCACACACCTCTTTCGTCTCACATTTTATTCAACTTATCCATTATAACATAGATCGAAGCCTGTCGATACCAGCCGCGCTCTCTTTACACTTTCTTAATGGAAAGGTCAATTGGGACAATTGGTACCAGCTACGAGAGAAGACCCATTCGGTACTAGAGATCAAATCCTCGAATTCTCTCTGTTGCGTACCAGGTAAGCGACAGGTAGAATAGAGTGCAGCAAACGTACCAGGTACAGATACCGAGCTGAATGGCTTCGTTATAGTGTCAGGTACAACGAACCAACAGACCGGTACTTGACACCCGCACACCGAATGGAAAGGAGGAGGAAAGCGTGGAAACAAAGAGAGAAGGAGAATGGCTGAAAGTGGAAGTCCCCTCTAAATGGGATGGTTATTCAGTCTACAAAATTATGAAGAAAGAATGGCATGTTCCGAGAAAGCTGATGCATCGTTTTAGATCGAATCGTGAATTGACCATTAATCATAAAGACGTCCATTGGAAAGACACAAAAGTACGGACGGGAGACACCCTCCATATTCGATTATTCAAGCCCCTTCCTTTAGAGGTTAGTCCTTCTCCGATGGATATTGATGTGATTTATGAGGATGACCATCTTTTAGTTGTCAATAAACCATCAGGCGTTTTCACTCATCCGAACACACCTTTTGAAACAGACACCCTGGTGAACGGAGTAGCGGCTTATTTTGAAGAAAACATGATTTATTCTACTCCCAAATATGTCCACAGATTAGACAGGGACACATCTGGTGCCATTCTTTTTGCAAAACATGACCTGGCCATTGCGATGCTTGGGAAAGAATTGCAGAAAAGAACAATCAAACGAACTTATCTAGCCTGGGCTCATGGCATAATTCAACCTGGGGAGGGAATCATTACAGCGCCTATAGGAAAAGATTTGACCCACCCTGTACGCAGGTGTGTGTCATCTGAAGGGCAATATGCTGAAACTCACTATAAAGTACTGGAGTATGATAAAGAAAGTAATGCCTCTCTTCTCTCCCTCCAGCTGCAAACAGGCAGGACCCATCAAATCAGGGTTCATCTGAGCCATAAGGGTCATCCGCTTGTTGGGGATGAGATGTATGGAGGAGAAGGAAGAATAGATTTTAAACAAGCTCTTCATGCAGCAGTCTTGACCTTCCAACATCCTTTCACAGAAAAGATTATTAAATGCTTTGCCTTACCCCCAGCAAATTCTCCACTCTTCTCTGAACGGCACTTGGAGTTATTGGGAGAAACGTAATCTAATTGTCATAGAAATAGCCAATTAGTTGTGGTAATCTGGATTTGTTAGCCCTTTCATAAAATAAGAGAGTACCTATATACAGAAATAAAAAAGATTCGACGAGGCGCCAAGGGTTGACAATAAATCATACACCGAGAAAGCCGCTGGTTACTATCAGCGGCTTTCATAATGATATTTTTTCAAGATAGGGTTTGATCAATCAGAGATTTCAAATCTGCTATCCGATTTGGTCCGTTTTCTTTTGTGTTGAGCATGCTGCAAAGCGCAACCAGATCGTAGAGCTGCGCGATTTGTTTCCATTCGTCCGGCAGGGTAATTCCCTTACTTTTCAAACCCTCAACCAACCCTTTTTCACAATGCTGGAAATTAGGAATGGATTGATAGCGAATAAAATTACCGATATCCCAGTACAGAGAGCCAGACATGGCAAACTCCCAGTCCAGCACGGCCGTGATTTCCCCTTTATTGCCTAGTAAATTAAGTCCGTTAAAATCGCCGTGAACTAAAGAAGATGAAAAACCATCAAGCTCGATCAGCCAGGAACGTTCCTTCGCAAACTCTCTAATTTTCCTTATGAACTCAGCCTCTATCCACTTCGGTATGTACTCTTCCAAAAAATGATCGATGGTTTTCATAAAGCTCTCAGGAGTCATATTAAAAACTTCATCCACTTCAAGACTTTGGTTCAAGAACCCGCTTTTATTAAACGAATATGACCTTAATTTCGCTAACTCAACTCCGGCCGAGAAACCTAGTTTCCTTTGCACCGAAGACACACCTCTATAAAGCAAGTCTTTGACTGATTGACCCTGTTTCCACTCCAGAACCCCTACTTTATAAGATTTTATAGGAATGATCTCAAAAAAATGAGGTACTTTGTTGTTGTTATCTAAGCGGTCGTGTAAGTTTTTCTCCATTTTTAAATTAAGTTCATCCTCTGAAACTCTCAAAACTAATGGTGGATGGTCAGAAAAGGTCGCTTTATAATTCGTGTGACTCAATCCTCCACTTAATTCTTTAATCTGATAATTCTCTAAATCCGGCTTCCAAAGCTTGAGCGTCTGCTCTATTTCTTCTTCATTCAACTTACTAGTATTTTTCATTCGTTCCCAGTTTTCCTTCACCTGTGGGTCTCCTCTCTATAAAAATCCCCTCTCATTATTGGAGAGGGGATACGATTTATTCAACGAGAGACTTGTACAACTCATCATATTTTTGGGCGCAGCTCAAATCCAGATCAGTTAAGCCCTTGGCATTCCATGAGGTGAGCTTCATCGTCACCATTTTGTAGTCAATGCTGATGAACGGATGGTGCTGAATATCCTCTGAGTATTCTGCTACATGATTCACAAATTGGATGCCTGCCAGGAAATCTTTAAATCGATATCGCTTTACAATGAATTTTTCATCCTGCAGCTTCCAGCCGTCTAATTCAGCCACACGCTTTTCTTTTTCTTCCTCAGGAATTCTTTGTTCATCCATTGATAGCCCTCCTTATTGTGGTGTCCTTTGGTATGAGGTATCTTCTCACCGACACCCTATCAAACAACTTCGATACCTGGTACCACCATTCCCTTTTGTGGTGTCAGGTACTCCTGATCCATAACACCACAAGAGCTTCATAATCACGAACTCAGTTTCATAAATTCTTCTAGATCACGGATGCAAAGTTCAAGAGCGTGTCTCCAAAAATCAGGTTTTTCGAGATCCACATCCAAATGTTTCTTCGCCAACTCTTCCACTGTCATGCGGCCAGTATCTTGTAATAAGGAGATATATTTATCCTCAAATTCCGGTCCGATTTCAACCGCATTTGCATAGATGCCCATACTGAATAAGTATCCAAAGGTGTACGGGAAATTATAAAAAGGCACGTCAGTTATATGGAAATGGAGCTTAGAGGCCCAGAATGTTGGATCGTATTCATCCAGGCTGTCCATATAGGCTTCCTTTTGAGCTTCCGTCATTAATTCATTTAATCGTTCTGACGTGACAACGCCTTGCTTTCTTTCTTCTTAAAAACGTGTTTCGAATAAGAACCGTGCATGGATATTCATGAAGAATGCTACACTTCGCTGAACCTTATCTTCCAGGAGGGCAAGCTTTTCTTCTTCATTTTCCGCCTGTTTGACTGCTGCATCTGCAACGATCATTTCAGCGAAAGTTGATGCTGTTTCTGCTACATTCATCGCATACCCTTGATTCAGTACCGGCAGCTCATTCATCACATGCTGATGATAAGCGTGTCCTAGTTCATGAGCCAATGTAGCTACGTTTGACGGTGTTCCTGAATAAGTCATGAAAATCCTAGTTTGTTCACTATCAGGAAAGCTTGTACAAAATCCTCCCGGCTGTTTACCTGGTCGGTCCTCGGCTTCGATCCAGCCTTTTTCAAAAGCCATTTCGGCAAAGTCAGCCATCTTAGGGCTAAATTGGCGGAATTGCTTAATAATGAATTCTGCTCCCTCCTGATAACTCATCATCTGCTCAGTTTTTGCGACGGGTGCTTCTACATCGTAAAAGCTCAACTTATCTATGCCTAACAGCTGAGCCTTTTTCTCCAAATACGGAACATATTGGTTCTTAAATTCAACAATGGTGTCCCACATCGCATTCAGCGTATCCTCACTCATGCGGTTATAGTCAAGCGGCTCCTTTAAAACGCGCTTCCAATTACGGTGCTTGTACGTTTGCAGTCGGAAACCTGAGAGGTGGTTCAACGTTTCACTGAATAAATCTTCTTGATCACTCCAGGCCTTTTGAAGGTTATCAAATACTTTTTTCCTGATGGTACGGTCTGAAGAACTGAGCCGGTTTGATGCTTGTCCGACTGATAATGTTTCCCCTTCAACCTCAACACTCATTTTTCCAACCAACGTATCGTACATCTGCCCCCAGGCGTGATAACCATCGACACCGAGGTCATTGATTATGGATTCCTGACGAAGGTCCAATTTGTCCATAGCCAGGTGGCGTCTTTCATCGAGAATAAAAGACAGCTCCTTAAAAGGGTGCTGGCTTATTAAGGAATTCCATACATCTTTATCGACTTGAACGAGCTTCTGATCAAATTGTGTCATCGTATTGTCAAAACGCGCCCCAAGTTCATGCTGCTTCGACTGCCAAAGACCAGCTTTTTTATCGTGAACATCCTGTGCACTTAAGCAGCTGACAAAAGCACCGAATTCCGATAGCTCTTTGATGATCGTTTGAAGAATAGGCATGATTTCTGAAAGCTCCTCAATTTGATCCGTGTGTCTTGGTGCTGAGAACGATTCGACCATGGTCTCTAATTCTGAAATATGGTTTTCTGTATTTTCCACGTACTTCTTCAGTTGTTCAGATTGGCTTCCGCCTTCAAAGATGCTATCTAAATCCCACGTTAACGGGTAGGGTGTCATCTAAATTCACTTCCTTTTCTATGTAATCCACTTTCTCAGTATATCAAAATCTTCTAACAGTCATGGAAATTACCTATCCTTATCTTCACATTTATTGCTTTTCATCGAAATTTTTGATACTTTCATGGAAAAGACTTCCTAGTCGAAGGGAAGATATTGATGCGATATCGTCGACAAGAAACATTGCGATATAGTTTTGAAACACCCCCTCCTGCCCGGTTTAAACTGATCAAGGGCGGTGAAAAGCATGTTCATTCTTCCACTGGTAAGGGCCAAGTGATTGACATAAGTCCTGGTGGAATGAAACTTTTTACGACTGTACATATCCCTTCGGAGAAAAAGGTCCAGCTATTCGTCCATACGGCTATTGCTCAAGTGGACCTGTCATTCACAGCAGATGTGGTATGGGAAAACCAGGTGAATGACGGGTATCATTATGGCCTTGATTTCATCGGTGATCACCAGGATAAAGTTATCCACGCACTTAAGGAGTATAGAAAAACATCCCAAGAAAGTTCTACATAATTGCAATAACCCCCTGTTTCTTATAGAAACAGGGGGTTTGTCTTTTAGACAAGGTACTTTTCTACTGATTGGACAAGTGGGTGATCCTTTTCTAATTCTGCTATCTCACAAAAGGCACTGATTTTGCCTTTTTCACGGATCAAATCCTGGAGTTCGACCGCTTCTGGGTCTTCTTCATTCTTATAATCCAATGCAGCTGCAATCACTTCAGCCAGGTGAGCAGGTTCCTCTTTTTTCAAGCGGATAAATTCTAGCGCAGGACGCACAAGGCGATCCTTAGGTCCCAGCTTCCGAACTGGTCCCCGTCCTACCCGTGTGACTTCATCAGACAAGTCAGGGTTTTCAAATCGGCTGATGATTGTATCGATGTAGTCCTGGTGTTCGTCGGGATTAAAGCCATACTTCTCGATTAAGACTCCACCGGACTCACTTAGAGCGCCCTGAATTTTATTTTTGATATTGGAATCATCCAAAGACTCTTTAATCGTTAGGTAGCCGTTGTATTTTCCAAGATAGGCCGCTACCGCATGTCCGGTATTAACTGTAAATAGTTTCCTTTCAATGTAAGGTGTCAGATCATCAACGTAAGTGATACCTTTAATGTCCGGGAGTTCGCTGTTAATCGATGACGTCTCCACCACCCACTCATAGTAAGGCTCTACCATTACAGTGAGAGGATCTTTTTGGTTTTGATTTGGAACAATTCGATCAACCGCAGCATTGGGAAAACTAATCCGATCAGAAATCCATTCTTTCTGTTCTTCATCTAAGTTTTCAATCACATGATTTTTTAGTATTTCCGTACCTCCGACCATATTCTCACACGCAATAACAATCCCGTTGCTATTTTTCTCCAACAACCCTTTAGCTAGCACAGGGGCGATCATAGGCAGAACATTTGGACCCACGGCCGTTGTGATGACTTCTGCTTCGGCAATGGCTTCGATGACTTTTTCTTCATCTTCAAGGCTGTTTAATCCTGATACGTTGGTCACTTCAATGGAATCATCCGTACCAGCAAGTTCAACCCGATAAGCCCCTTTGTCATTTAGTTCATCAATCAGTTCAGCATTGACGTCGACAAAAATAGTTTCATAATTTGATTGGGAAAGTAAAGCGCCAATAAACCCTCTCCCAATATTTCCAGCTCCGAAATGTACAGCCTTCATCATTAATTCACCTCGTTGAAAATACTGATGATTTCTTCTTTAGAGCCTGCATTTAAAATCGTATCAATGTTCTCTTCCTCTGAACATACAATAGCGATTTTAGAAAGAATCTCTAAATGTTCATCCCCTTTTCCGGCAATGCCGATAAGCAACTTAACGATGTTTCCATCACCGAAGTCCACACCTTCTGGAACGGTCACTACAGCAATTCCAGTCTCAAGGACAGCTTTTTTCGCATCCTCTGTACCATGTGGGATCGCTACATAATTCCCCATAAAGGTTGAAGTAACTTTCTCTCGCTCAAGCATCTGGTCAATGTATTCTGCATTCACATATCCATTGTCACGGAGAAGCGCACCTGTATATTGGATTGCCTCTTCTTTTGAATCAAAACTCTGGTTCATTTCAATTGTTTTCGCCGTTAAAATATTTTCAGACATATTCATTCTCCTCTTCTCTTATAATTTCTTTTTAAAAAACTGATGAATCTGATTGGACACATAATTTTTTATGAGGTCTTCATCTCTTGATTGAAATGTCTCCGTGCTGACAGGGTCCTCAATGAGTAAAGTACTTATAAAACTTAATACTTCAAGCCCCTCTTTACTTATATCCCTTGGAGCGAGCATTAAAATAAATACATCTGATTCCATTAGCTCTCCGTCCATACCCTGAATGGATAAAGGATCGTCAAGCAAGATCACCGTAAAAGACGGAACAGGAATGTGATCCTGACGTGTGTGGTAGAGAGCTAGTCCGGTATCCGGAACTCCAAGGCCCCCCACTTTTTCTCTATCAAGTAGATACTTCGTGATAAACTCCGTATCCTTTAAAGCTCCTTCAGTAACGAGGTGCTGACAAGCTTCGTCTAAGATCTCTTTTTTGTCCTGAGATGAGCTGTTAAATACATATAGCCTATTCAGGATTTGACTGACCATCGTGGCGTATCGCTGAACGCTGCTTACGGAATCCTGAATCGTTTGGAGCGTTTCATCTTCGATCGGTGCAGAGTTATCAACCGTCTTTAACGTCTCCATGATTTTGACTTTTCTGATTCTATGTTGAAGTCGATGAACATCTGCAGTTGGAAGCATTGGATTTACGAGTACATAGTCTTCAACTTTTTCAAGTGGAATCGTTGAAACAATCAAGTCATAGTTGGTTATTTCAAGTTCTTTCAAATCAAAGAGCGACTGATGGTCAACTTCTTCAATTTCCTGAAATTGACGCTGAAGCTTAGCTGATAAGATTTTTGCTGTTCCGATCCCGCTTGAACAAACGACTAACACTCTTAGACCCCGGACTCCTTCCATATTTAATAAAGAGCTGGCAAAATGCATAACGAGAAAAGCGGTTTCCTCTTTAGGAAATGTCAAGGAAGGGAAGACATGTTTTACAGCTCTTTCTAATACAGTAAAAAGTTCAGGGTAATCTTCTTCAATCTGTTCCTTTAACGGATTAGAAATATCCATTCCTTGTTGAATTCGGTAAAGACTCGGCTTTAGATGAACGACGAGGTCGTTGAGCAGCTGTGGAGATTCGTGCAAATTTCTCTGAATGGCATTCGATACGAATTCAATTAATTGCTTGGCCTTGAATGCTACACTTAAGCTGCTGTCTTCAAGAATAAAATCTTCGTTGTACCTTACTTTAGCTCCCATTAAGTGCATAGTAATATATCCGGTTTCAGCCTCAGGAATCTCTAGCTCAAATTGCTGTTCAAGTTTTTCTATGACCTTTCCTGCTGTTTCAAACTCATTCGTGCCTTTTAAATCTGAAAGGTATTCATCTTCCATTTGGATGAATTCCCCCTGCTGAAGCCTCTCAATCGCTAAAGCAAGGTGAATCACCAATCCAATGTAAGCACTATCTGCCAAAGGGTAAGTCAGCTCTCCTCGAATAGAATCTACGGTTTGTTCAATCAAAGAAATTTTCTCTTTGTTTACAAGACCAAGAAGATGATCAGATACGGAATCCAGCATAGGAGAGTCGGCCTGTATGTTGTTTTGCAGCAGACGCAAAAAGTCGTGTTCGTCCATATGTTGCATAATAATAAATCGAATCGCTTCTCTGATATTGGTTTCTTCACCCTGAACCTCAACTCCGTATCCGCGTTTTCGAATCAGTTGAAGCTGAAAACTATCAAGTACTTCTTCAATTTTGTCTAGATCATGACTGATCGTTGCAACAGTCACTCCTAATTCATTCGCAAAAGTGAGCAGCTTCACAGGTTCTTTTGCATCAAGCAGTCGGGAAAGAATTAATACCTGTCTTTCTTCAGGTGTATAATCCAACAAATCATGATCATAAATCGCTGCCTTCAATGCTTCTTGATCTTCTTCATTACCAAGGATAGCCAGCCCGCTTCCTGATTTTTTCTGAAGCGTCAAACCATGATTGCTTAATATAGATTCTACGCCTTTCAAGTCACGATGCACTGTCCGGGTACTGACATCAAGGGCATCTGCGACCTCTTTCACAGGGAGATCCTGATAAGCTTCGAGCAGCAACTCGATAACTTTTCTTTCTCTTGCTGATATATACACGCTTTCCCCTCCCTTCTTTTCAAGTAGTAATAGAACGAACTAAGATTCAAGAGAGACAGAAAAGAGTCTGATCTGACTCTTTTCTGGAAATGGATTAATCATTCTTCAGTTCTTCTACCAACTCATCATATTTAGGACTGTTTAAGAAGTTTTCTACAGAAATGTGATGAGCATGTGGCACTTTTTGCATCGCACGTTCTGTTAAATCTTTGTGTGTAATGACTACATCCACATCCTGAGGTA
It contains:
- a CDS encoding PilZ domain-containing protein, encoding MRYRRQETLRYSFETPPPARFKLIKGGEKHVHSSTGKGQVIDISPGGMKLFTTVHIPSEKKVQLFVHTAIAQVDLSFTADVVWENQVNDGYHYGLDFIGDHQDKVIHALKEYRKTSQESST
- a CDS encoding mannitol-1-phosphate 5-dehydrogenase, which encodes MMKAVHFGAGNIGRGFIGALLSQSNYETIFVDVNAELIDELNDKGAYRVELAGTDDSIEVTNVSGLNSLEDEEKVIEAIAEAEVITTAVGPNVLPMIAPVLAKGLLEKNSNGIVIACENMVGGTEILKNHVIENLDEEQKEWISDRISFPNAAVDRIVPNQNQKDPLTVMVEPYYEWVVETSSINSELPDIKGITYVDDLTPYIERKLFTVNTGHAVAAYLGKYNGYLTIKESLDDSNIKNKIQGALSESGGVLIEKYGFNPDEHQDYIDTIISRFENPDLSDEVTRVGRGPVRKLGPKDRLVRPALEFIRLKKEEPAHLAEVIAAALDYKNEEDPEAVELQDLIREKGKISAFCEIAELEKDHPLVQSVEKYLV
- a CDS encoding PTS sugar transporter subunit IIA, which translates into the protein MSENILTAKTIEMNQSFDSKEEAIQYTGALLRDNGYVNAEYIDQMLEREKVTSTFMGNYVAIPHGTEDAKKAVLETGIAVVTVPEGVDFGDGNIVKLLIGIAGKGDEHLEILSKIAIVCSEEENIDTILNAGSKEEIISIFNEVN
- a CDS encoding BglG family transcription antiterminator, which produces MYISARERKVIELLLEAYQDLPVKEVADALDVSTRTVHRDLKGVESILSNHGLTLQKKSGSGLAILGNEEDQEALKAAIYDHDLLDYTPEERQVLILSRLLDAKEPVKLLTFANELGVTVATISHDLDKIEEVLDSFQLQLIRKRGYGVEVQGEETNIREAIRFIIMQHMDEHDFLRLLQNNIQADSPMLDSVSDHLLGLVNKEKISLIEQTVDSIRGELTYPLADSAYIGLVIHLALAIERLQQGEFIQMEDEYLSDLKGTNEFETAGKVIEKLEQQFELEIPEAETGYITMHLMGAKVRYNEDFILEDSSLSVAFKAKQLIEFVSNAIQRNLHESPQLLNDLVVHLKPSLYRIQQGMDISNPLKEQIEEDYPELFTVLERAVKHVFPSLTFPKEETAFLVMHFASSLLNMEGVRGLRVLVVCSSGIGTAKILSAKLQRQFQEIEEVDHQSLFDLKELEITNYDLIVSTIPLEKVEDYVLVNPMLPTADVHRLQHRIRKVKIMETLKTVDNSAPIEDETLQTIQDSVSSVQRYATMVSQILNRLYVFNSSSQDKKEILDEACQHLVTEGALKDTEFITKYLLDREKVGGLGVPDTGLALYHTRQDHIPVPSFTVILLDDPLSIQGMDGELMESDVFILMLAPRDISKEGLEVLSFISTLLIEDPVSTETFQSRDEDLIKNYVSNQIHQFFKKKL